caaaatcaaaattaaactatCCGTTGtccattaaatatctcatattgtCATTTCAGAATATCCATCATTcaatatctcatttcacttttattaattttaataaattaacttcCTATTCACCTAAAATtttaggagtattatataaaagtaagatttaattttattatttttttaattcatttttttacatttcttgtGCAAATCAAagtcaaaaaatttattcacGTGAATAGAGAATACTAAGTCAACAATATATTTAAtcgaaaataaatataataaccaattaattatataaaaccaaattaaaattactcaAATTATTGATACTTGCGTAATCAGCAATTTCATCAACTCACTATATAAACCCATCCAAAATTCCTAACcacacaattattattataaatttccCCAAAATATTTAACCCCTACATTTACATTTTCATATGGCGAGCTTTAATATTTATGCAGTTTTGATTGttctttatttgtttagtGCGACGCAAACAAATGGTCGGAAAATAGGTGATGAATTAGATGAACTCGAGCTCAATTATTTATGcctcaaaaatgaaaaggttgctaaaattcatttatacGCTCAAGACGTAATGGGCGGCCCAAATGCAACCGTTCACGAGGTCGCACGCGCCGCCGTCTCCCCGGACGCGCTTCTTTCCTTGGGGAAAGTTTGTCATCGACGACGTGATCACCGCCGGGCCCAGCGCCGACACAGAGGCGTTGGGCAAGGCGCAGGGCATCATGACCTCCGCCAACGTGGCGAATGTAAAGATGGCGATGAGCTACAACGTCGTCTTCACGTCGGGGGAGTACAACGGGAGCAGCCTCAGCGTCGCTGGCCGGAACGAGGTGGCGGAAGAGCGGCGCCGGCTGGCCGTCGTTGGGGGTACGGGGGTTTTCCGGTTCGCGCGAGGCTACGCAGTCCTCGGCACTTACTCGACCGCCGTCGGGAAGGATTCGAGCCTCTATACCGTTATGGAATACACAATCTACTCCACCTTTTGTCCCTAAATCTTATGTACAGTATCTATTTTGGAGCTCGAGAGGTTCTGTTTCATGATTCATTTGTATTCCCTTTTCAATAAGATtgattactactattaatgcTCCCTTTCGTCCCATatgaatatgcactctttcctttttagtccgtcccacaagaatatgcgcttttcaattttagaatttcttttctatttaagaggtgagactcattctccacttataacactttaattacttttcctctctatctctttcttactttactatttttccattaaaacccgtgccgaacccaaagtccatatttttttttggacggagagagtattaaactCAGGTATAGAATTGAGTAAAATTATAATGATCAGGACAAATTGTCACGTACGTGATAATTTCAGTCAATCataattatagaaataaaatttcttctttcatttatCTATGTTTCTACAATGGTAATCGGCTGCACATactgaattttttattatgtagaGTTGcctttatttcttctttcatttatCTATGTTTCTACAATGGTAATCGGCTGCACATactgaattttttattatgtagaGTTGCCttcttatatttaatttaaataagctAATAAACGCTGGTCAACCGTCGGGAGCTGATTGCTCATATGCAATTCAGACCATGTATTCTTTTAGGTAAGACGTGGAGATGGAGTTGTTGAAATTTCATATCCTCCTCATGATGACGTCATCACCTCTCAGTCTCATGACTTTGgtgtattaattaatggactTATTATGGTCTCAGTTTAGaatctttgatttatttatggGCTTGTTTAGAAGTTGGGCTTAAGAAATTTATTAGGCTGAAAAGTATTGGGCTATAATTTCGtctgatttaatttttttattgttgttcgTTTTCGGATTATTTGTATTCGTATAACTCTAGTGTATGAATCTGTCTAAATCTGAACCTTAGTTCGATCGATTAATGAATATACGGTTTATAAGgacatccacaatggatgccctagTGGAAGCCCTAGTGAGAGCCCTAGTGGTTGCTACGTCAGTATGCCctatctttctgcaatggtggagccctagtgcatgccctatctcttatccacttttcatttcaattttaaattattatttttttaatttgtttttaattactataaattatcaaaatatattatttcaaacaccacaaatgcaaaaaaaaaaaaaaaaaaaaaaaactacattacttAATAGAAAAGTGGAACTACATCATacttagattaaaaaaaaaaaactacattaaaactaaaatactaaaaaaaagaaaaaaccaaactagTCATCTAAATTCAACCTCTGCGCCAAATTCTTGATCATATTCTTAGTCCTCTGTGGATATTATTCGGGCTCGGGTATTGACTCGGATCCATTGTTGGAAGTGTGGATATTGAGAGAATAtagaagagaaagtgaaaggtttggtgtgtgaaaagtgaagaaaatggagtatttatagtggtttaaattagggttaaataatttaaaaaaaaaaaatatggctcgggctcgggctcgggcgcGGCTCTGCAATGGGCGCCCGAGCTCACGCCCGATCGGTCGGGCTCGGGATCGGGCGCGACCGAGGGctgcaatggatgcccgaccgcgcccgagcccgatctcggCCGATCGGGCGCAcgatcgggcatccattgtggatgctctaagatgCATTTCATTTGAAGGAGATAATAGCCTAAAAAGTGTGAGCTTGTTATAAATGTTAAAGGAGAAAATATGATCCGTCTATTTTCGCTTTCATTTCTTGTAACCACAATAATGATGGTTTACTAGTGCCTGGATTAATGTCATgatcttttcatatttaatttgtacatATAAAAGATATAGAGTTAAAATTGAGAGAGCATGGTAAAgcaaaatatttcttttctctcctttcatttcaattcattttagtGTGCATATTACGTGTATGAAGT
The nucleotide sequence above comes from Salvia hispanica cultivar TCC Black 2014 chromosome 5, UniMelb_Shisp_WGS_1.0, whole genome shotgun sequence. Encoded proteins:
- the LOC125189381 gene encoding dirigent protein 1-like; the protein is MQPFTRSHAPPSPRTRFFPWGKFVIDDVITAGPSADTEALGKAQGIMTSANVANVKMAMSYNVVFTSGEYNGSSLSVAGRNEVAEERRRLAVVGGTGVFRFARGYAVLGTYSTAVGKDSSLYTVMEYTIYSTFCP